A single genomic interval of Candidatus Omnitrophota bacterium harbors:
- a CDS encoding RNB domain-containing ribonuclease: MRPHRSVDLYAAAHETMSKYGFLWKFPSGVHREAKNLVDTVASAREPGIQDLRKLLWSSIDNEDSLDLDQLAFCESLPHDEIRVRVAIADVDHYVRRNSEVDRHAAKNGVSVYAAVQTFPMLPERLSTDLTSLNPGQDRLAVVMDFAVDRNGGVHGGKVYRALVHNHAKLVYETVGDWLEGKGPLPESIVRIPALAAQVRLQDRASQRLQELRKAKGAMEFETIEVVPVIKNGKVLGLKERHDNRAHHLIENFMVAANGVMATFIKQHGYPLIQRVVREPERWPKIREVALALGVKLPRDPDPKALADFLERERQIHPAQFPDLSLTVIKLIGKAEYDFTYPQEKSEGHFGLAVEDYAHSTAPNRRYVDLIVQRILKCVLLKKPLPYTKTELKDIASWCTDRDQAAKKVERFIHKIASAVLLEPRVGEVFEAIVTGATEKGTFVRLLDPPAEGMVVRRFDGMDVGDKVRVKLVKVSPQRGFVDFEGIALYRQELLAPEKKPAAVARAPRRRKGFFRRRRR; this comes from the coding sequence ATGAGACCCCATCGTTCCGTTGATTTGTATGCCGCGGCCCACGAGACCATGTCGAAGTACGGGTTTCTGTGGAAATTTCCGTCGGGTGTGCACCGCGAGGCCAAGAACCTCGTTGACACGGTGGCCTCTGCGCGGGAGCCGGGGATCCAGGATTTGCGCAAGCTCTTGTGGTCTTCGATCGACAATGAAGACTCTCTGGACCTTGACCAGCTCGCTTTTTGCGAGTCTCTGCCGCATGACGAGATCCGGGTCCGGGTGGCCATTGCCGATGTCGACCATTATGTCCGCCGGAATTCCGAAGTGGACCGCCATGCCGCCAAGAACGGTGTCTCTGTTTACGCGGCCGTGCAGACGTTCCCGATGTTGCCGGAACGGCTGTCCACGGACCTGACGTCCTTGAATCCCGGCCAGGACCGGCTGGCGGTTGTCATGGATTTTGCCGTCGACCGCAACGGCGGGGTCCACGGCGGGAAAGTTTACCGGGCGCTCGTCCATAATCACGCCAAGCTTGTTTATGAGACCGTCGGGGATTGGCTCGAGGGTAAGGGGCCTCTGCCGGAGAGTATCGTCCGGATCCCGGCGCTGGCCGCGCAGGTCCGCCTCCAGGACCGGGCGTCCCAACGCCTGCAGGAATTGCGCAAGGCCAAAGGCGCCATGGAGTTCGAGACCATTGAAGTTGTTCCGGTCATCAAGAACGGCAAGGTCCTGGGGCTCAAGGAACGGCACGATAACCGGGCCCATCATTTGATCGAGAATTTTATGGTCGCGGCCAACGGGGTCATGGCCACGTTCATCAAGCAGCATGGTTATCCGCTGATCCAGCGGGTCGTCCGCGAGCCGGAACGCTGGCCCAAGATCCGAGAGGTCGCACTGGCCCTGGGCGTGAAACTGCCGCGCGATCCCGACCCGAAGGCGCTGGCCGATTTTCTGGAGCGCGAACGGCAGATCCATCCGGCGCAGTTTCCGGACCTGTCGCTGACCGTCATCAAGCTTATCGGCAAGGCGGAGTACGACTTCACGTATCCGCAGGAGAAGTCCGAGGGTCATTTCGGGCTGGCTGTCGAGGATTACGCCCATTCCACTGCGCCCAACCGGCGGTATGTGGATTTGATCGTCCAGAGGATCCTCAAATGCGTCCTCTTGAAAAAACCGCTGCCGTACACGAAAACGGAATTGAAAGACATCGCGTCCTGGTGCACGGACCGGGACCAAGCCGCTAAAAAAGTGGAACGGTTCATTCACAAGATCGCGTCCGCCGTCCTGCTGGAGCCGCGGGTCGGGGAGGTGTTTGAGGCCATCGTCACCGGGGCGACCGAGAAGGGAACTTTTGTCCGGCTGCTGGACCCGCCGGCCGAAGGCATGGTGGTGCGCCGGTTCGACGGGATGGACGTGGGGGACAAGGTGCGGGTGAAGCTTGTCAAGGTTTCCCCCCAAAGGGGGTTTGTGGATTTTGAGGGGATCGCGCTTTACCGGCAGGAGCTTTTGGCCCCGGAGAAGAAGCCCGCCGCCGTGGCGAGGGCCCCGCGCCGCCGGAAAGGATTTTTCCGCCGGAGACGAAGGTAG
- a CDS encoding DNA-3-methyladenine glycosylase I, which yields MPRRKSDPAQKSRCAWPAVGDELYIRYHDDEWGVPVLDDRKIFEFLVLESAQAGLSWRTVLYKRENYRKAFAGFDPVRVAKFTAKDVEKLLGNAGIIRNRAKIEAAINNARRFLEVQKEFGTFSKYIWGFVNGKPIVNRWKSLKELPAVTPEAEALAKDLKSRGFKFLGPTVIYAHMQATGMVNDHTMDCFRYREVLKRV from the coding sequence GTGCCGCGAAGAAAAAGTGATCCCGCGCAGAAATCCCGATGCGCCTGGCCGGCCGTCGGGGACGAGCTTTACATCCGTTACCATGACGATGAATGGGGCGTCCCGGTGCTCGATGACAGGAAAATTTTCGAGTTCCTGGTCCTGGAATCCGCGCAGGCGGGGCTGAGCTGGCGCACGGTCCTCTATAAGAGGGAAAATTACCGCAAGGCCTTTGCCGGGTTCGACCCGGTCAGGGTCGCGAAGTTCACGGCCAAGGACGTTGAGAAGCTTTTGGGGAACGCCGGCATCATCCGCAACCGCGCCAAGATCGAGGCCGCGATCAACAACGCCAGGCGGTTCCTGGAGGTGCAGAAGGAATTCGGGACGTTTTCCAAATACATCTGGGGTTTTGTCAACGGCAAGCCGATCGTCAACCGCTGGAAGTCCCTGAAAGAGCTCCCGGCGGTCACCCCTGAAGCGGAGGCCCTGGCGAAAGATTTGAAATCGCGCGGCTTCAAATTTCTCGGCCCGACGGTCATTTACGCCCACATGCAGGCCACGGGCATGGTGAACGACCATACGATGGATTGTTTCCGTTACCGTGAGGTTTTGAAGCGCGTTTAA
- a CDS encoding macro domain-containing protein, protein MRIKNIELKVLKGDITDLDVDAIVNPANCDLTMSAGLAGVIKKKGGDSIEATALLKGPVKPGQAVWTGGGELKAQYVIHAATVNRNLKSDEQTVRQATAGALKCAAELGVRSVALPALGIGTGGFPAIGAAKIMAQEFLKFGRFAKSSLQEIVLCLYDLETFEVFDQQVNGYVRHIQEDLGIGPYVTVDIIIELAEGIILIERSNPPYGWALPGGFVDYGESMEKAAAREAKEETNMDLAGLRQFRVYSDPSRDPRFHTVSTVFIAKGKGKPQFGDDAKGLKIVPYRDLRRLKYAFDHNKVIADYLKERKPRAAKKK, encoded by the coding sequence ATGCGTATCAAGAATATCGAGCTGAAAGTTTTGAAGGGTGACATCACGGATTTGGACGTGGATGCCATCGTAAATCCGGCGAATTGCGACCTGACGATGTCCGCGGGGCTGGCCGGAGTCATCAAGAAAAAGGGCGGGGATTCGATCGAGGCCACGGCCCTTCTGAAAGGGCCGGTCAAACCGGGCCAGGCCGTCTGGACCGGCGGCGGAGAGCTTAAGGCCCAATACGTGATCCATGCCGCCACGGTGAACAGAAATTTGAAATCGGATGAACAGACCGTCCGCCAGGCTACAGCCGGCGCGTTAAAATGCGCGGCGGAGCTTGGGGTTCGCTCCGTGGCTCTGCCGGCGTTGGGCATCGGCACGGGCGGGTTTCCGGCTATCGGCGCGGCCAAGATCATGGCCCAGGAGTTTCTCAAATTCGGGCGTTTCGCGAAAAGCTCTCTTCAGGAAATTGTCCTGTGTCTTTATGACCTGGAAACGTTTGAGGTTTTTGACCAGCAGGTCAACGGTTATGTCCGCCACATCCAGGAAGACCTGGGGATCGGACCGTATGTGACGGTGGACATCATCATCGAGCTTGCCGAAGGCATCATCCTGATCGAACGCTCCAACCCGCCTTACGGCTGGGCCCTGCCCGGCGGGTTCGTGGATTACGGCGAGAGCATGGAAAAGGCCGCGGCCCGCGAGGCCAAGGAGGAAACAAATATGGATCTGGCCGGCCTGCGGCAGTTCCGCGTTTATTCCGACCCTTCCCGCGATCCCCGGTTTCATACGGTCAGCACGGTTTTCATCGCCAAAGGCAAGGGCAAGCCGCAGTTCGGCGACGACGCCAAGGGGTTGAAGATCGTCCCTTACAGGGATTTGCGCAGGCTGAAATACGCGTTTGACCATAATAAGGTCATTGCAGATTATCTGAAAGAGAGGAAGCCCCGTGCCGCGAAGAAAAAGTGA
- a CDS encoding HD domain-containing protein, whose product MPFPEEHPYLKIIQDISRQKEIRVYLVGGFLRDHFLKRPCLDFDFAVEKNAVAFARAFAKKIQGAFVLLDAEHGCGRVVKKGPGGPQTYDFADFRAPSLPKDLLHRDFTINTLCVDIKDVEPGAELNEILKDHRGGLKDLKARSVRMNSVRTFREDPLRLLRAYSHRAVLGFKIEKKTLAQIKKDVKLIRRVSFERVRDELFKILASPRAAETLKAMDACGLLSEILPQITVMYGVHQGGYHHLDVWPHSLETVRQFEGVLEQMKDDPDVTAYMGECLAGPRPRYALVKLAALLHDIGKPETRKKEVDRISFHGHEHVGRNIARPMAKALKLSTRERYVLEDIIQWHLRPGYLSNFKQPSERSVFRFFRDTKDEAVSVLLMSLADQRSTRGPLTSEADQRHHEKICLGLTRRYFEIKKAKPLVRLIDGHDLIKALKLTPSPLFGKILKEIEEMQATGKVATREDALAAARGIAQNGPKAKKA is encoded by the coding sequence ATGCCCTTTCCTGAAGAACATCCGTATCTGAAAATCATCCAGGACATCTCCCGCCAGAAAGAAATACGCGTCTATCTTGTCGGCGGTTTTCTCCGCGACCATTTCTTGAAACGCCCCTGCCTGGATTTTGATTTCGCCGTTGAGAAAAACGCCGTCGCCTTTGCCCGCGCTTTCGCCAAGAAAATTCAGGGCGCTTTTGTCCTGCTGGACGCGGAGCACGGCTGCGGCCGCGTCGTGAAGAAAGGGCCGGGGGGGCCGCAGACGTACGATTTCGCGGATTTTCGCGCCCCGTCGCTCCCTAAGGACCTCCTGCACCGAGATTTCACGATCAATACCCTGTGTGTGGACATCAAGGATGTGGAGCCAGGAGCGGAACTAAACGAAATTTTGAAGGACCATCGCGGCGGGCTTAAAGATCTGAAGGCCAGGTCGGTGCGCATGAATTCCGTCCGCACCTTCCGCGAAGATCCCCTGCGACTGCTGCGGGCCTACAGCCACCGCGCGGTTCTGGGTTTCAAAATTGAAAAAAAGACGCTCGCGCAGATCAAGAAGGACGTCAAGCTGATCCGCCGGGTTTCGTTTGAACGCGTGCGGGACGAGCTTTTCAAGATCCTGGCCTCGCCGCGCGCCGCCGAGACCCTCAAAGCGATGGACGCGTGCGGCCTCTTGTCCGAAATCCTGCCGCAGATCACGGTTATGTACGGCGTTCATCAGGGCGGATACCATCATCTCGATGTCTGGCCGCATTCGCTGGAGACCGTCCGCCAGTTCGAGGGCGTCCTGGAGCAAATGAAGGATGACCCGGATGTCACGGCCTACATGGGCGAATGCCTTGCCGGCCCGCGTCCGCGCTACGCCCTTGTGAAACTGGCCGCCCTGCTGCACGACATCGGCAAGCCGGAAACGCGCAAAAAAGAGGTGGACCGGATTTCTTTCCACGGCCATGAACACGTCGGGCGGAATATCGCGCGGCCCATGGCCAAGGCGCTCAAGCTCTCCACTCGCGAGCGGTATGTTTTGGAGGACATCATCCAGTGGCATTTGCGGCCCGGTTACCTGTCGAATTTCAAGCAGCCCAGCGAAAGATCCGTGTTCCGGTTTTTTCGTGACACGAAGGACGAAGCGGTCAGCGTTCTGTTGATGTCGCTGGCCGACCAGCGGTCCACCCGCGGGCCCTTGACGAGCGAAGCCGACCAGAGACACCACGAGAAAATTTGCCTGGGGCTGACCCGGCGGTATTTTGAGATCAAAAAGGCCAAACCGCTGGTGCGGCTCATCGACGGACATGATTTGATCAAGGCACTGAAGCTGACGCCGTCGCCGCTGTTTGGAAAGATCCTCAAAGAGATTGAAGAAATGCAGGCCACGGGAAAGGTCGCCACGCGCGAGGACGCCCTGGCGGCGGCCAGGGGCATCGCGCAGAACGGGCCGAAAGCGAAGAAAGCGTAA
- a CDS encoding bifunctional nuclease family protein, producing the protein MNQPEKIEHMLVQVELSKIIIDEKRQDQIIVLKEKDGKRQFPIVIGFLEASSIKMKLSNMEVPRPLTHDLLQAVIQGLGAKLEKLVIDKLVESTFHAKLVLKAADGQIREIDSRPSDGVAMAVRAHAPIFVEEEVLKKAVIFEGH; encoded by the coding sequence ATGAACCAACCGGAAAAGATCGAACACATGCTGGTCCAGGTCGAGTTGAGCAAGATCATCATCGATGAAAAGCGCCAGGACCAGATCATCGTCCTCAAGGAGAAAGACGGGAAGCGCCAGTTTCCGATCGTGATCGGGTTCCTGGAGGCCTCCAGCATCAAGATGAAGCTGTCCAACATGGAAGTGCCGCGTCCTCTCACGCACGACCTTTTGCAGGCGGTTATCCAGGGGCTCGGCGCAAAATTGGAAAAGCTCGTGATCGACAAGCTGGTGGAAAGCACGTTCCACGCCAAGCTGGTCCTCAAGGCCGCCGACGGTCAAATCCGCGAGATCGATTCCCGCCCGTCGGACGGCGTGGCCATGGCGGTGAGGGCCCACGCGCCGATCTTTGTCGAGGAAGAAGTCCTTAAAAAAGCCGTGATCTTTGAAGGACACTGA
- the nrdR gene encoding transcriptional regulator NrdR produces the protein MKCPACGYQDTKVIDSRMNTDGSSIRRRRECLKCEKRFTTYEYVEQVPLMVVKKDGRRQPFDRTKIISGLVKACEKRPVSVDKIDEVTNEIERSIQKRYDREVNSSAIGEMLMEKLVQLDEVAYVRFASVYRQFRDVNQFMKELKVILEKDKAERKE, from the coding sequence ATGAAGTGTCCAGCTTGCGGATATCAGGATACCAAGGTCATCGACTCGCGCATGAACACCGACGGGAGCTCCATCCGCCGCCGGAGAGAGTGCCTGAAGTGCGAGAAGAGGTTCACGACTTATGAATACGTCGAGCAGGTGCCGCTGATGGTCGTCAAAAAGGACGGCCGGCGCCAGCCGTTCGACAGGACCAAGATCATCTCAGGGCTGGTCAAGGCCTGCGAGAAACGCCCGGTCAGCGTGGACAAGATCGATGAGGTCACTAACGAGATCGAGCGTTCGATCCAGAAGCGTTATGACCGTGAGGTCAACTCCTCGGCCATCGGCGAGATGCTGATGGAGAAACTCGTCCAGCTGGACGAGGTGGCTTACGTGCGGTTCGCGTCCGTGTACAGGCAATTCCGCGACGTCAACCAGTTCATGAAAGAGCTCAAGGTCATCCTTGAGAAAGACAAGGCGGAGCGCAAAGAATGA
- the glyA gene encoding serine hydroxymethyltransferase, which yields MEHLKKTDIEVYEAIQNELRRQQNNLELIASENIVSRAVLEAQGSVMTNKYAEGYPGKRWYGGCEYVDVPETLAIERAKKIFGAQHVNVQPHSGSQANMAVYMAALNNGDTVLAMDLACGGHLTHGHKMNFSGRMYNIVSYKVNPKTEMIDFDEVAALAQEHKPKMILAGASAYSRTIDFKKFREICDSVGAYLFVDMAHIAGLVAAGEHPNPVPYAEFVTTTTHKTLRGPRGGMILCREEFGKKIDSNIFPGIQGGPLMHVIAAKAVMLKEAMTDEFKLYQHQIVRNAQAFASAMIKLGYRIVAGGTDNHLFMVDLRPKRITGKDASAVLDKVHITVNKNLIPFDPESPMVTSGIRIGTPALTTRGMREKDMEEVARLIEEAIKHRDELPALVKVREDVLKLTKKFPIYPNM from the coding sequence ATGGAACACTTGAAGAAAACAGATATCGAGGTTTATGAAGCCATTCAGAACGAGCTCCGGCGCCAGCAGAACAACCTGGAGTTGATCGCGTCGGAGAACATCGTGTCCCGTGCGGTGCTGGAGGCCCAGGGCAGCGTCATGACCAACAAATACGCCGAAGGGTATCCGGGCAAACGCTGGTACGGCGGGTGCGAGTACGTGGATGTCCCGGAGACCCTGGCCATCGAGCGCGCCAAGAAAATTTTCGGGGCCCAGCACGTGAACGTCCAGCCCCATTCGGGATCGCAGGCCAACATGGCCGTTTACATGGCGGCCCTGAACAACGGCGACACGGTGCTGGCCATGGACCTGGCCTGCGGCGGGCACCTGACGCACGGTCATAAAATGAATTTTTCCGGCCGGATGTACAATATCGTGTCGTACAAAGTCAACCCCAAGACCGAGATGATCGATTTCGACGAGGTCGCGGCCTTGGCCCAGGAGCATAAACCAAAGATGATCCTGGCTGGCGCCTCGGCGTATTCCAGGACCATTGATTTCAAAAAATTCCGGGAGATCTGCGATTCCGTTGGCGCGTATCTGTTCGTGGACATGGCCCACATCGCCGGGCTGGTGGCCGCCGGCGAACATCCCAATCCGGTGCCTTACGCCGAATTCGTGACCACGACCACGCACAAGACCCTGCGCGGCCCCCGCGGGGGGATGATCCTGTGCCGCGAGGAGTTCGGCAAGAAGATCGATTCCAACATTTTCCCCGGCATCCAGGGCGGGCCCCTGATGCACGTGATCGCGGCCAAGGCCGTTATGCTCAAAGAAGCCATGACGGACGAATTCAAGCTTTATCAGCACCAGATCGTGAGGAACGCCCAGGCCTTTGCTTCGGCCATGATCAAACTCGGTTACCGGATCGTGGCCGGAGGCACGGACAACCATTTGTTCATGGTGGACCTGCGCCCCAAGCGGATCACCGGCAAAGACGCCTCGGCGGTCCTGGACAAGGTCCACATCACCGTCAACAAAAACCTGATCCCCTTTGACCCGGAGAGCCCGATGGTCACCAGCGGTATCCGCATCGGGACTCCGGCTCTGACCACCCGCGGCATGAGAGAAAAAGACATGGAAGAGGTCGCGCGGCTGATCGAAGAGGCCATCAAACACAGAGACGAGCTGCCGGCGCTGGTCAAGGTCCGGGAAGACGTGCTGAAGTTGACGAAGAAGTTTCCTATTTACCCAAACATGTAA
- the rpiB gene encoding ribose 5-phosphate isomerase B: MKVFIGADHRGFHLKAEITGLLKQLKHQVVDVGSYGEEMCDYPEISYKLAREVARSKGSRGILVCMTGIGHSIAANKVRGAYAALCYTEEAAAFSRQHNNSNILVLGARFTPQDRIPGIVTTWLSSEFEGGRHLRRVKQIKEIEKKEFKA; the protein is encoded by the coding sequence ATGAAAGTTTTTATCGGGGCTGATCACAGGGGCTTTCATTTGAAGGCGGAAATCACCGGACTGCTGAAGCAGTTGAAGCATCAGGTGGTGGACGTCGGTTCGTATGGCGAGGAGATGTGCGATTATCCGGAGATTTCGTACAAACTGGCCCGGGAAGTGGCGAGATCGAAGGGCAGCCGCGGCATCCTGGTCTGCATGACCGGCATCGGGCATTCGATCGCGGCCAACAAGGTTCGCGGCGCGTACGCGGCGCTGTGTTATACTGAAGAAGCTGCGGCCTTTTCCCGCCAGCATAATAATTCGAACATCCTGGTCCTGGGGGCCCGGTTCACGCCGCAGGACAGGATCCCCGGGATCGTGACGACCTGGCTTTCCAGTGAATTTGAAGGCGGCCGGCATCTGCGCCGCGTGAAACAGATCAAAGAGATTGAAAAAAAGGAATTCAAGGCATAG
- a CDS encoding L-threonylcarbamoyladenylate synthase produces MKTKIIKVDPEFPELDKVAQCAKVIRQGGLVIFPTETVYGIAADFNNPKAMARLREVKKRTDDKPFSVLIAQKGLLSNYSTTNDPVVFKLIDACWPGPLTIIVPARHEGQTIGIRMPQNNIALLLVQESQCTVAAPSANFEGKPAPSTCEEALRDLDGLVDIAIDGGPATLGLSSSIVDFTQPKPTVTRQGAITQEDVDKITRRKTVLFVCTGNSCRSVMAEYLLKHMLQADPYRPAKDIEVLSAGTSVFLMSSASAETLTVLRKEGIGAGMHQSRPLNTIIIKKSDLILVMTKAHRQQVLERVPEVESRVYLLREFASEPLNVMDIDIPDPIGKPAEAYEECLLVIKDSIKKLLTLL; encoded by the coding sequence TTGAAGACAAAGATCATCAAAGTGGATCCGGAATTTCCGGAACTGGACAAGGTCGCCCAGTGCGCGAAGGTCATCCGCCAGGGCGGCCTGGTCATTTTTCCGACGGAAACGGTCTACGGGATCGCCGCGGACTTCAACAATCCCAAGGCCATGGCCCGTCTGCGGGAGGTCAAGAAACGCACGGATGACAAGCCGTTCTCCGTGCTGATCGCGCAAAAGGGGCTGCTCTCGAATTATTCCACCACGAACGACCCGGTTGTTTTCAAGCTGATCGACGCCTGCTGGCCCGGCCCGCTGACCATCATCGTCCCGGCCCGGCATGAGGGGCAGACGATCGGCATCCGGATGCCGCAAAACAATATCGCCTTGCTGCTGGTCCAGGAATCGCAGTGCACTGTGGCCGCGCCGTCGGCGAATTTCGAAGGCAAGCCGGCGCCGTCGACCTGCGAAGAGGCCCTGCGGGACCTGGACGGGCTGGTCGATATCGCCATCGACGGCGGGCCGGCGACGCTGGGCTTGTCGTCGTCGATCGTGGATTTCACCCAGCCGAAACCGACGGTGACCCGCCAGGGCGCGATCACGCAGGAGGATGTCGACAAGATCACGCGCCGCAAGACCGTGCTGTTTGTCTGCACGGGCAACAGCTGCCGGTCGGTCATGGCGGAATACCTGCTCAAGCACATGCTCCAGGCGGATCCGTACCGTCCTGCAAAAGATATCGAAGTGTTGTCCGCCGGGACCAGCGTATTTTTAATGTCGTCGGCCAGCGCCGAGACACTGACCGTCCTGCGCAAGGAAGGCATCGGCGCCGGGATGCACCAGTCGCGGCCGCTCAACACGATCATCATCAAAAAGTCGGACCTGATCCTGGTCATGACTAAGGCGCATCGCCAGCAGGTCTTGGAACGTGTCCCCGAGGTGGAAAGCCGGGTGTATCTCTTGCGGGAGTTCGCCAGTGAGCCGCTCAATGTCATGGACATTGACATCCCGGACCCCATCGGCAAGCCGGCGGAGGCCTACGAGGAATGCCTGCTGGTCATCAAGGATTCCATCAAGAAGCTGTTGACGTTGTTGTAA
- the purE gene encoding 5-(carboxyamino)imidazole ribonucleotide mutase translates to MSDVKVAIMMGSESDAPVMGEAAKILQQFGVGCEMRVLSAHRTPKETVEYVEQFPKVGIQVAICGAGGSAALAGVVAAHTTRPVIGVPMDSMGLNGLDALLSTVQMPPGVPVGGVAIGKPGAKNAALLALRILALSDKVIERKLEDYREENRKKILGTKLSW, encoded by the coding sequence ATGAGTGACGTCAAAGTTGCCATCATGATGGGAAGCGAATCGGACGCCCCGGTGATGGGCGAAGCCGCCAAGATCCTTCAGCAGTTTGGGGTTGGGTGCGAGATGAGGGTCCTGTCCGCCCACCGGACGCCCAAAGAAACGGTGGAATATGTGGAGCAATTTCCAAAGGTGGGGATTCAGGTCGCAATCTGCGGGGCTGGCGGGTCGGCGGCTCTCGCGGGGGTCGTGGCCGCGCACACCACCCGGCCGGTCATCGGTGTGCCGATGGATTCTATGGGGCTGAACGGGCTTGACGCTTTGCTGTCCACGGTCCAGATGCCGCCCGGGGTCCCGGTCGGCGGGGTGGCGATCGGCAAGCCGGGGGCGAAGAACGCCGCGCTTTTGGCCCTGCGCATCCTGGCGCTGTCCGACAAGGTGATCGAACGCAAGCTCGAGGATTACCGGGAAGAGAACCGCAAGAAGATCCTGGGGACAAAGCTTTCGTGGTGA
- the purD gene encoding phosphoribosylamine--glycine ligase translates to MRILLIGSGGREHALAWKIRQSPLVKDLYCAPGNAGIAELAQCAEIKAEDIHGLLKFAKGKKIDLTVVGPEVPLVAGIVDLFEKEGLKIFGPSQAAAQLEGSKVFTKEFLHRRNIPTAGYKIFDKSQDALSFVEQADYPLVIKAEGLAAGKGVMICHSRQEAKDAVKQIMEDKVFQGAGNRIVAEEFLDGEEASVLAICDGERYVILAAAQDHKRIFDDDRGPNTGGMGAYSPAPAVTSDMMKLIDARVIEPTVRGMAKDGHPFKGVLYAGLMLTSSGPKVLEFNTRFGDPETQAILPRLKTDLVEVMLAACEGRLHEMALEWDPRACVCVVMCSGGYPGKYETGKKISGLQDAAAQPDAMVFHAGTMKSGEDVVTAGGRVLGVTALGNGIEDAIKNSYAAVEKIRFDHCFFRRDIGARALKKVHA, encoded by the coding sequence TTGAGAATCCTGTTGATCGGCTCCGGCGGACGGGAGCACGCGCTGGCCTGGAAGATCAGGCAGAGCCCGCTTGTCAAGGACCTCTATTGCGCCCCGGGCAACGCCGGGATCGCCGAGCTGGCCCAATGCGCGGAGATCAAGGCCGAAGACATCCACGGCCTGCTGAAATTCGCCAAAGGGAAAAAGATCGACCTGACCGTTGTCGGCCCCGAGGTCCCGCTGGTCGCGGGGATCGTGGACCTGTTTGAAAAAGAGGGCCTCAAGATCTTCGGGCCTTCCCAGGCCGCGGCCCAGCTGGAAGGGAGCAAGGTCTTCACTAAGGAGTTTTTGCACCGCCGGAACATCCCGACGGCTGGTTACAAGATTTTTGATAAAAGCCAGGACGCGCTCAGCTTCGTGGAGCAGGCCGACTATCCTCTGGTCATCAAGGCCGAAGGGCTCGCGGCCGGCAAGGGCGTGATGATCTGCCATTCCCGGCAGGAAGCCAAGGACGCGGTCAAACAGATCATGGAGGACAAGGTGTTCCAGGGGGCGGGCAACCGCATCGTGGCCGAGGAGTTCCTCGACGGGGAGGAGGCCTCGGTCCTGGCGATCTGTGACGGCGAGCGCTATGTGATCCTGGCCGCGGCCCAGGACCATAAGAGGATTTTTGACGACGACCGGGGGCCCAACACCGGCGGGATGGGCGCGTATTCCCCGGCCCCGGCGGTGACCTCGGACATGATGAAGCTGATCGACGCCCGGGTCATTGAGCCGACGGTGCGCGGCATGGCCAAGGACGGGCATCCGTTCAAGGGGGTCCTTTACGCGGGGCTCATGCTGACTTCCAGCGGCCCCAAGGTCCTGGAGTTCAACACCCGGTTCGGCGACCCCGAAACCCAGGCCATCCTGCCGCGGCTGAAGACCGACCTGGTCGAGGTGATGCTGGCGGCCTGCGAAGGACGTTTGCACGAGATGGCATTGGAGTGGGACCCGCGGGCGTGCGTGTGCGTGGTGATGTGTTCCGGCGGATATCCCGGCAAATATGAGACGGGGAAAAAGATTTCCGGGCTGCAGGACGCGGCCGCGCAGCCGGATGCGATGGTTTTTCACGCCGGGACCATGAAGTCCGGCGAAGATGTCGTGACCGCCGGCGGCCGCGTGCTGGGGGTGACCGCCCTGGGGAACGGCATCGAGGACGCGATCAAGAACAGCTACGCGGCCGTTGAGAAGATCCGTTTTGACCATTGCTTTTTTCGTCGGGATATCGGGGCCAGGGCTCTGAAGAAAGTCCACGCCTAA